In Candidatus Desulforudis audaxviator MP104C, a genomic segment contains:
- a CDS encoding ISLre2-like element ISCde3 family transposase, translated as MFKIRFLLEVVLFLAKGIFEVFRSVRNVDELEERVQRLVQQAGGKMLEEALAHIDLELSGKRDPALKNVGQRSRTLVTSFGEITVKRRLYRNQKTGAYRFLLDEALGIPERQRVTPRMTRMILELGTEMPFRRAARVMGFLVPGIHWMTVWSKVQDAGEKAARDAEALREAVFEDGVVPEGGKEVRELSIEADGVVIPLQRSPKAFGEIKLFIGYEGREQKTRKLVNRYTVATARGSRVAWEDTGAAFGHKWDLSRVERIRIGGDGAEWIKQGLEMFPGATYHLDPFHLRRRLTEALSYSSNVYETVTEGLAELNQDAVVSALDQAIRVNRGARRNGIMRLKEYLLANWQGIAALPEGDRLGAIEGQVRHTIARRTKRIGARWSPAGAERMGRLLAVRANDELDRYVVHSEPRFDLLKKAVGAEAIQLPKRFGKDPEAWLQANVPALEGPHAGKHWVKHIVREISSPRWSTV; from the coding sequence ATGTTCAAGATTCGCTTTCTGCTTGAGGTAGTCCTGTTTCTGGCCAAGGGAATTTTTGAGGTGTTCAGGTCGGTGCGCAATGTGGATGAGTTGGAAGAGCGGGTGCAGCGGTTGGTTCAACAGGCAGGCGGCAAAATGCTGGAGGAGGCGCTGGCACACATTGACCTTGAGTTAAGCGGCAAGCGGGATCCAGCCCTCAAGAACGTGGGACAGCGGTCGCGGACCCTGGTCACCAGCTTCGGTGAGATTACGGTTAAGCGCCGACTGTACCGTAACCAGAAGACCGGCGCGTACCGGTTCCTTCTGGACGAAGCCTTGGGAATCCCTGAACGCCAACGGGTGACACCGCGGATGACCCGTATGATCCTGGAGCTAGGCACGGAGATGCCCTTCAGGCGCGCGGCCCGGGTTATGGGTTTTCTAGTACCGGGGATTCACTGGATGACCGTCTGGTCTAAGGTTCAGGATGCTGGAGAAAAGGCCGCCCGGGATGCTGAGGCACTACGCGAGGCCGTCTTTGAAGACGGTGTGGTTCCTGAAGGCGGCAAGGAGGTTCGGGAGTTATCCATTGAAGCCGATGGTGTAGTAATACCCTTGCAGCGGTCGCCCAAGGCGTTTGGTGAGATCAAGCTGTTTATCGGCTACGAGGGCAGGGAACAAAAGACCCGGAAACTGGTGAACCGTTACACGGTGGCCACCGCCAGGGGCAGCCGGGTGGCTTGGGAAGACACCGGGGCGGCCTTCGGCCACAAGTGGGACCTTAGCAGGGTAGAGCGGATCCGCATTGGTGGGGACGGCGCCGAGTGGATCAAACAAGGCCTGGAGATGTTCCCCGGGGCGACTTACCACCTTGACCCCTTCCACCTGCGCCGGCGTTTAACCGAGGCTTTAAGTTACAGCAGCAACGTCTATGAAACTGTCACCGAAGGGTTAGCCGAGCTAAACCAAGATGCGGTAGTTTCCGCCTTGGATCAGGCGATTCGGGTCAACCGGGGTGCACGCCGTAACGGGATCATGCGGCTTAAGGAGTATCTCCTGGCTAACTGGCAAGGTATCGCCGCCTTGCCGGAGGGAGACCGTTTAGGTGCGATCGAGGGCCAGGTCCGTCACACCATCGCCAGGCGAACAAAGCGGATTGGGGCGCGTTGGAGCCCGGCCGGTGCGGAACGGATGGGACGCCTGTTAGCGGTACGGGCTAATGATGAGCTGGACAGATACGTGGTACACTCGGAACCCCGGTTCGACCTACTGAAAAAGGCTGTCGGAGCCGAGGCAATCCAACTGCCCAAACGCTTCGGCAAAGATCCCGAGGCCTGGCTTCAAGCCAACGTGCCCGCCCTTGAAGGACCGCACGCCGGAAAACACTGGGTCAAGCACATAGTAAGAGAGATTAGTTCACCGAGGTG
- a CDS encoding (2Fe-2S) ferredoxin domain-containing protein: MSISVSDLQEIRERHRPQIEERLQDGRLAPPTQVLVCTSTACRSSGGEQLFKALRREIKNLGLDVRVVKTGCYGFCGLGSVAVVHPGAVLYCNIDENGAGNIARTHLRDGRLVQNLLYRSMNGEGNRNFLHEIPFFEKQQRVVLDNSGLIDPEDINEYIARDGYFALAEVLRSRAGPADVVDAVRRSGLRGRGGAGFPTGEKWFFAAAQEGPEKYIICNADEGDPGAFMDRSILEGNPHAVLEGMLIAGYAVGAQEGYVYVRAEYPLAVKRLEIAIRQAQKLGLLGKGILGSDFDFDVDIALGAGAFVCGEETALLRSAMGFRGEPRVRPPYPVEKGLYDKPTIINNVETLANVPAIIRNGPEWFAAMGTEGSKGTKIFSLAGQIKNTGLIEVPMGISLADIVYDIGAGPPPGRRIKAVQTGGPSGGAVPAELLDVPVDYESLQAVGTIMGSGGLIVLDNTDCMVDLAKFYMQFAAHESCGACTLCRVGVVHVVDILERITQGEGTLDDLQELEELAYDVRDASLCGLGQTAANPVLSTMKYFWDEYLAHVRDRRCPAGVCNALSH, from the coding sequence TTGAGCATAAGCGTCAGCGACCTGCAAGAGATCAGAGAGCGGCACCGCCCCCAAATTGAAGAACGGCTCCAGGATGGGCGGTTGGCCCCGCCCACCCAGGTCCTGGTCTGCACCAGCACCGCCTGCCGGTCGTCCGGCGGCGAACAGCTTTTCAAGGCGCTGCGGCGGGAAATCAAGAACCTCGGCCTGGACGTGCGGGTGGTCAAAACCGGGTGCTACGGCTTTTGCGGCCTCGGATCGGTGGCTGTCGTCCATCCGGGCGCGGTGCTCTACTGCAATATTGACGAGAACGGGGCGGGCAACATCGCCCGCACCCACCTGCGCGACGGGCGGCTGGTACAAAACCTGCTCTACCGGTCGATGAACGGCGAGGGCAACCGGAACTTTCTGCACGAGATTCCCTTTTTCGAGAAACAGCAACGGGTAGTGCTGGACAACTCCGGGCTGATCGACCCGGAGGACATAAACGAATACATCGCCCGGGACGGCTATTTCGCGCTGGCCGAAGTGCTCCGCTCACGAGCCGGTCCGGCGGACGTGGTGGACGCGGTGCGGCGGTCTGGCCTGCGCGGCCGGGGCGGGGCCGGCTTCCCGACCGGGGAAAAGTGGTTTTTCGCCGCGGCCCAGGAAGGCCCGGAGAAATACATCATCTGCAACGCCGACGAGGGCGACCCCGGGGCCTTTATGGACCGGAGCATCCTGGAGGGGAACCCGCACGCCGTGCTCGAGGGCATGCTGATTGCGGGCTACGCCGTCGGGGCGCAAGAGGGCTACGTGTACGTCCGGGCCGAATATCCTCTGGCGGTGAAGCGCCTGGAAATCGCCATCCGCCAGGCGCAGAAACTGGGCCTCCTGGGGAAGGGCATTCTGGGCTCCGATTTCGACTTCGACGTCGACATCGCCCTAGGGGCGGGGGCCTTCGTGTGCGGCGAGGAGACGGCACTATTGCGTTCGGCCATGGGTTTTAGGGGCGAGCCGCGGGTCCGCCCTCCCTATCCGGTGGAAAAGGGACTTTACGACAAGCCGACCATCATCAACAATGTCGAGACCCTCGCCAATGTTCCGGCGATCATCCGGAACGGCCCGGAGTGGTTTGCCGCTATGGGCACCGAAGGCAGCAAGGGCACCAAGATTTTCTCGCTGGCCGGACAGATCAAGAACACCGGGCTGATCGAAGTGCCCATGGGCATCAGCCTGGCCGACATCGTTTATGACATCGGGGCTGGGCCCCCGCCCGGGCGCCGGATCAAGGCCGTGCAGACCGGGGGACCTTCCGGGGGCGCGGTGCCCGCCGAACTCTTAGACGTGCCGGTCGACTACGAATCGCTCCAGGCCGTCGGGACCATTATGGGTTCCGGGGGGCTGATCGTCCTGGATAACACCGACTGCATGGTGGACCTGGCCAAGTTCTACATGCAGTTCGCGGCCCACGAGTCCTGCGGCGCCTGCACACTCTGCCGGGTCGGCGTGGTGCACGTCGTGGACATTCTGGAGCGGATCACTCAGGGCGAAGGGACTCTGGACGACCTGCAGGAACTCGAGGAGTTGGCGTACGACGTCCGGGACGCCTCCCTGTGCGGGCTGGGCCAGACGGCGGCTAACCCCGTGCTGTCCACCATGAAGTATTTCTGGGACGAATACCTGGCCCACGTCCGGGACCGCCGTTGTCCGGCCGGCGTGTGTAACGCGCTTTCCCACTGA
- a CDS encoding complex I 24 kDa subunit family protein: MNVEERNYLVLDKIIERYGDRPGGLIRVLYKAQELFGYLSRDVQTHVAEKMCLPVGHVHGVATFYSQFVTAPQGKNVVRVCMGTACYVKNAQDILNRFRELLGVEPDETTADGLFTLRTTRCIGACSLAPLLTVNESVHGHLSVYDVARLVDRYRKEGPDEEVSPVEHKRQRPARDQRAAPPPN, translated from the coding sequence ATGAACGTGGAGGAACGCAACTACCTGGTGCTGGACAAAATCATCGAACGGTACGGCGACAGGCCGGGCGGGTTGATCCGGGTGCTCTACAAGGCCCAGGAGCTGTTCGGGTACCTGTCGCGCGACGTACAGACCCACGTGGCCGAGAAGATGTGCCTGCCCGTGGGGCACGTCCACGGCGTGGCCACTTTCTATTCCCAATTCGTCACCGCCCCGCAGGGCAAAAACGTGGTCCGGGTGTGTATGGGCACCGCCTGCTACGTGAAAAACGCCCAGGACATCCTGAACCGGTTCCGGGAGCTTCTGGGGGTTGAGCCGGACGAGACCACCGCGGACGGCCTGTTCACACTGCGGACCACCCGCTGCATCGGGGCCTGCAGTCTGGCGCCGCTGCTGACGGTAAACGAGAGTGTGCACGGCCACCTCTCCGTGTATGACGTGGCGCGGCTGGTGGACCGATACCGAAAAGAAGGCCCGGACGAGGAGGTCAGCCCGGTTGAGCATAAGCGTCAGCGACCTGCAAGAGATCAGAGAGCGGCACCGCCCCCAAATTGA
- the ppdK gene encoding pyruvate, phosphate dikinase produces MSTKYVYRFEEGNAGMKNLLGGKGANLAEMTNIGLPVPPGFIVTTEACKEFYLQGRRLPDGLMDEIREHIRLLEQKLGKVLGDEQNPLLVSVRSGAPVSMPGMMDTVLNLGLNDRTVEGLARSTGDERFALDCYRRFINMFGDVVMHVEHYQFESILQAQKDRRGVQHDHQLTAADWREVIARYKSLIETEIRRPFPQDPLEQLTMAVRAVFDSWYNDRAVVYRKIHRIPDDLGTAVNIQAMVFGNMGEDSGSGVAFTRNPSTGEREVYGEYLTNAQGEDVVGGIRTPKPIQELAADLPEVYRQFRDICELLDRHYRDMQDIEFTIERGRLYILQTRNGKRTAQAAIRIAVDMVDEGLISREEAVVRVEPEQLDHLLHRHIDPEAKLDVIATGLPASPGSAAGKAVFDADTAEKLAQEGEKVILVRNETTPDDIHGIVAAQGILTSRGGMTSHAAVVARGMGKPCVCGCEAIRIKGREPVFTVNDVTVRQGDLISIDGSTGRVILGAAPMLDPELSPEFQRLLEWADEIRTLEVRGNADTPADAAKAREFGAAGIGLCRTEHMFMGADRLPIVQQMILADDEDTRRAALEKLLPMQREDFYGILKAMDGLPVCIRLLDPPLHEFLPDIEELHVDITRLQFTAGDTPELREKEELLRKIRALSECNPMLGHRGCRLGITYPEVYAMQARAVFLATVDLLREGHHPVPEVEIPLVIDRNEFVFLKQQVDQAAAEVRAETGVEFEYTVGTMIELPRAALLADEIAREAEFFSFGTNDLTQTTLGFSRDDAEGKFLHRYLELKLLPDNPFAVLDRKGVGRLIAMGIELGRSTRPDLLVGICGEHGGEPRSIEFCHQVGMNYVSCSPYRVPIARLAAAQARVTNDGLVAKDYGTK; encoded by the coding sequence ATGTCAACGAAGTACGTCTACCGCTTTGAAGAAGGCAACGCCGGGATGAAGAACCTCTTGGGCGGGAAGGGGGCCAACCTGGCCGAAATGACCAACATTGGCCTGCCGGTGCCTCCGGGGTTCATCGTCACGACGGAGGCCTGCAAGGAGTTTTACCTGCAGGGACGCCGGTTGCCAGACGGTCTCATGGACGAAATCCGGGAGCACATCCGGCTACTCGAGCAAAAACTAGGGAAGGTCCTGGGGGACGAGCAGAATCCCCTGCTGGTTTCGGTCCGGTCCGGCGCCCCGGTTTCCATGCCCGGCATGATGGATACCGTCCTGAACCTGGGACTGAACGACCGCACCGTGGAGGGACTGGCCCGATCCACGGGCGACGAACGGTTCGCCCTCGACTGCTACCGGCGCTTCATCAACATGTTCGGCGACGTGGTCATGCACGTGGAGCACTACCAGTTCGAAAGTATTCTCCAAGCTCAGAAGGACCGGCGCGGGGTCCAGCACGACCACCAGTTGACCGCCGCCGACTGGCGGGAAGTCATCGCCCGCTACAAAAGCCTGATTGAAACGGAAATCCGGCGGCCCTTCCCCCAGGATCCCCTGGAACAGCTTACCATGGCGGTCCGGGCCGTCTTCGATTCCTGGTATAACGACCGGGCGGTGGTGTACCGCAAGATCCACCGGATTCCGGACGATCTGGGCACGGCGGTGAACATCCAGGCCATGGTGTTCGGGAACATGGGCGAGGACTCCGGTTCGGGCGTGGCCTTCACCCGGAACCCCTCCACCGGCGAGCGCGAGGTCTATGGCGAGTACCTCACGAACGCCCAGGGCGAGGACGTGGTGGGCGGCATCCGCACACCCAAACCGATCCAGGAACTGGCCGCGGACCTGCCGGAAGTGTACAGGCAGTTCCGGGACATCTGCGAACTTCTGGACCGGCACTACCGGGACATGCAGGACATCGAGTTCACCATCGAGCGGGGCCGCCTGTACATCCTCCAGACACGGAACGGCAAGCGGACCGCCCAGGCCGCCATCCGGATCGCCGTGGACATGGTCGATGAGGGCCTCATCTCCCGAGAAGAGGCGGTGGTCCGCGTCGAGCCCGAACAGCTTGACCACCTGCTTCACCGGCATATCGACCCGGAGGCCAAACTTGACGTGATCGCCACCGGCCTCCCGGCCTCACCCGGCTCGGCCGCCGGGAAGGCCGTCTTTGATGCCGATACGGCCGAGAAACTGGCCCAGGAAGGTGAAAAGGTGATCCTGGTCCGGAACGAGACCACCCCCGACGACATCCACGGCATCGTGGCCGCCCAGGGTATTCTGACCTCCCGGGGCGGAATGACCAGCCACGCCGCGGTGGTCGCCCGCGGGATGGGCAAGCCCTGCGTCTGCGGCTGCGAGGCGATCCGGATCAAGGGCCGGGAACCGGTGTTCACGGTGAACGACGTGACCGTCCGGCAGGGTGATTTGATCTCCATCGACGGCAGCACCGGCCGGGTGATCCTCGGCGCGGCGCCGATGCTCGACCCGGAACTGTCCCCGGAGTTTCAACGGCTGCTGGAGTGGGCGGACGAAATCCGGACCCTGGAGGTGCGCGGCAACGCAGACACCCCGGCGGACGCCGCCAAGGCCCGTGAGTTCGGCGCGGCCGGCATCGGGCTCTGCCGCACCGAGCACATGTTCATGGGTGCCGACCGGCTGCCCATTGTGCAGCAGATGATTCTGGCCGACGACGAGGATACCCGGCGGGCAGCCCTGGAAAAACTCCTGCCCATGCAACGGGAGGATTTCTACGGCATCCTGAAGGCCATGGACGGCCTGCCGGTCTGCATCCGGCTCCTGGATCCCCCGCTGCACGAGTTTTTGCCCGACATCGAGGAACTGCACGTGGACATCACCCGCCTGCAGTTCACCGCGGGCGACACCCCCGAACTGCGGGAGAAAGAGGAACTCCTGCGCAAGATCCGCGCCCTCTCGGAGTGCAACCCGATGCTGGGGCACCGGGGCTGCCGGCTGGGCATCACCTACCCCGAGGTTTACGCCATGCAGGCCCGAGCTGTCTTTCTGGCCACCGTCGACCTGCTCCGGGAGGGGCATCACCCGGTCCCCGAGGTGGAAATTCCCCTGGTCATTGACCGGAACGAATTCGTGTTCCTAAAACAACAGGTGGACCAGGCGGCGGCCGAGGTGCGGGCGGAGACGGGGGTCGAATTCGAGTACACCGTAGGCACAATGATCGAACTGCCCCGGGCGGCCCTCCTGGCCGACGAAATCGCGCGCGAGGCCGAGTTTTTCTCCTTCGGCACCAACGACCTGACTCAGACCACCCTCGGTTTTTCCCGGGATGACGCCGAGGGTAAGTTCCTGCACCGCTACCTGGAGTTGAAACTTTTGCCCGACAACCCCTTCGCCGTCCTCGACCGCAAGGGCGTCGGCAGGCTGATCGCCATGGGCATTGAACTGGGGCGTTCCACCCGTCCCGACCTTCTGGTCGGGATCTGTGGGGAGCACGGGGGTGAGCCCCGGTCCATCGAGTTTTGCCACCAGGTCGGTATGAACTACGTCAGCTGTTCCCCCTACCGGGTGCCGATCGCCCGCCTGGCCGCGGCGCAGGCCCGGGTGACCAACGACGGTCTAGTGGCAAAAGACTACGGCACCAAGTAA
- a CDS encoding fumarate hydratase yields the protein MRSVEAAAITEVVARLCEEASFVLEESVHSAFQKAYAAEISPLGKDALAQILANAALAAENKLPICQDTGIMLVLVDLGQEVHVSGGSLYAAINQGVRDASRRSYLRKSIVNDPIERTNTKDNTPAVIHCRIVDGDRIKISLMPKSAGSENVSTVKVLNTADGWEGIKRFVLETVDQAGPNPCPPVIVGVGMGGTMEKAALLAKEALFRPVEQKHPLETIAYLESELLDAINGLGIGPMGRGGRTTALAVHVEVFPTHMSSLPVAVNLLCCAARYKTMEI from the coding sequence GTGCGCTCTGTCGAAGCGGCGGCAATCACCGAGGTCGTGGCCAGGCTCTGCGAGGAAGCCAGTTTTGTCCTGGAAGAAAGCGTGCACTCCGCCTTTCAGAAAGCATACGCGGCGGAAATATCACCGCTTGGAAAGGACGCGCTGGCCCAGATACTGGCCAACGCCGCCCTCGCCGCGGAAAACAAACTGCCCATCTGCCAGGATACGGGCATCATGCTCGTTCTCGTCGATCTCGGACAGGAGGTGCACGTGAGCGGGGGCAGCCTGTACGCGGCTATCAACCAGGGGGTGCGGGACGCTTCCAGGAGAAGCTACCTGCGCAAATCGATCGTCAACGATCCCATCGAGCGGACCAACACCAAGGACAACACTCCGGCCGTGATTCACTGCCGGATTGTGGACGGCGACAGAATAAAGATCTCGCTCATGCCCAAAAGCGCCGGCAGCGAAAACGTGAGTACGGTCAAGGTGCTCAATACGGCCGATGGGTGGGAAGGAATCAAGAGATTCGTTCTGGAAACGGTCGATCAGGCCGGCCCTAATCCGTGCCCCCCGGTGATCGTCGGGGTCGGAATGGGCGGAACTATGGAAAAAGCGGCGCTATTGGCCAAAGAAGCCCTGTTTCGACCGGTGGAGCAGAAGCATCCCCTGGAAACGATAGCGTACCTGGAAAGCGAACTGCTGGATGCCATCAACGGGTTGGGCATTGGGCCGATGGGACGCGGGGGCAGGACTACGGCTTTGGCCGTACACGTCGAAGTTTTTCCGACCCACATGTCCTCCCTGCCGGTGGCGGTCAACCTGCTGTGCTGCGCCGCGCGCTACAAAACCATGGAGATCTAG
- a CDS encoding FumA C-terminus/TtdB family hydratase beta subunit, with protein sequence MYKKQINTPLTDEVIADLHVGDHVSLNGKLYTVGDAAHKSLVQYIGQGKQLPFSLANQVIYYAVATPPPPGRIVGSVGPTTATRMDCYTPTLLAQGLKGVVAKGYRSAEVTQAMREHRAVYFGAVCGVAALLSRYIKSVRLAAFPGLGAEAVYEYTVADFPVVVINDIHGGDLHLEGRRVYALNQAT encoded by the coding sequence GTGTACAAGAAACAGATCAACACGCCTTTGACCGATGAGGTGATCGCCGACCTGCACGTCGGCGACCACGTGTCCCTGAACGGAAAACTGTACACGGTGGGAGACGCGGCCCACAAGAGTCTCGTCCAATACATCGGCCAAGGAAAGCAGCTGCCTTTTAGCCTGGCGAACCAGGTCATCTACTACGCCGTGGCCACGCCCCCGCCCCCGGGACGCATTGTGGGTTCGGTCGGCCCCACGACGGCGACACGCATGGATTGCTACACCCCGACCCTGCTCGCCCAGGGTTTAAAGGGCGTTGTCGCCAAGGGCTACCGTTCCGCCGAGGTAACCCAGGCCATGCGGGAACACCGGGCCGTCTATTTCGGCGCCGTCTGCGGCGTGGCCGCCCTCCTCAGCCGGTACATAAAGAGTGTGCGCCTGGCGGCCTTCCCTGGGTTGGGCGCGGAGGCCGTCTACGAGTACACCGTGGCCGATTTTCCGGTAGTGGTCATCAACGATATCCACGGCGGGGATCTCCACCTGGAGGGCCGTAGAGTCTACGCGCTCAACCAGGCTACTTGA
- a CDS encoding fumarate reductase cytochrome b subunit — translation MEKPEVLGRNPKVNLYLEAAGMVSGLLLVAFLWVHAFLVATVIPGAATFDGMARFLEKYYLSYAGIGLGLLIGLVHVAGVARRIPASYREQRAVWRVAGRMRHTDTYIWAFQVVTGLVILVAAAIHIWVVLADWPLQAAKSALRVQTDYLAFYLILLLVAEYHAAAGIYRQLVKWARFRRRSLAFAVGTATAFILSVNLAALWALFHLGAVR, via the coding sequence ATGGAAAAGCCGGAAGTCCTGGGCCGGAATCCCAAGGTTAACCTGTACCTGGAAGCCGCCGGAATGGTCAGCGGCCTCCTCCTGGTGGCCTTCCTGTGGGTCCACGCCTTCCTGGTGGCCACCGTCATTCCCGGCGCCGCCACCTTCGACGGTATGGCCCGATTCCTCGAGAAGTATTACCTTTCTTACGCGGGCATCGGTCTGGGACTCCTGATCGGCCTGGTCCATGTGGCCGGCGTGGCCCGCAGGATTCCGGCCAGTTACCGGGAACAGCGCGCGGTGTGGCGGGTGGCCGGAAGGATGCGGCACACCGACACCTACATCTGGGCCTTTCAGGTGGTCACCGGACTGGTCATCCTCGTTGCGGCCGCCATCCACATCTGGGTCGTGCTTGCCGACTGGCCCCTCCAGGCGGCGAAGAGCGCCCTCCGTGTCCAGACGGACTATCTCGCCTTCTACCTCATTCTTTTGCTGGTCGCGGAATACCACGCCGCTGCCGGCATCTACCGCCAGTTGGTCAAGTGGGCCCGGTTCCGGCGCCGGTCCCTGGCGTTCGCCGTGGGCACGGCCACGGCCTTCATCCTGTCCGTCAACCTGGCGGCCTTGTGGGCGCTTTTCCATCTGGGGGCCGTTCGGTGA
- a CDS encoding fumarate reductase flavoprotein subunit: MSPSRTHITDVLVLGAGLAGERTAIEAAARGLEVVILSLVPPRRSHSTVAQGGLQAALGNSVMSHGDSPDIHFADTVRGADWGCDQHVVRLFVNTAPAAVRQMARWGVPWSRITAGERRLPDLSVVEEPEAGAGLINARKFGGTTKWRTCYAADGTGHALQYALDGMVLSMGITVHDRTEAIALIHDGKKCLGAVARCLRTGDFRAYLAKATVIATGGCGRLYSLSTNSVINEGTGLSLALDTGLTCLGNMEAVQFHPKTLPPTWIPVSEGGGGYLLDRNLDYFMPYYQPKNNEQPYRDVTARRMQERIRAGLGVESPHGPHLWLDVRHLGADHIERHLRSLAAFCRDFAGIDPARELIPVRPVQHYIMGGVRTNIDGAAYGLKGLFAVGEAACWDLHGFNRLGGNSLAETIVAGTVVGKKVAEFALGEALHYSSALVAEHLAAQEDRVRRLIAGNNGGENVYALKKQMGRILTEHVGIFRNGSGLKTAVAALGELHQRARRVGLVSSGRGAVPELGAALRLPGMVRLALCIACGALARTESRGSHFREDHPNRDDVNWLCRTLAYWPPGAEMPELKYEPVQITELNPGKRATPA, from the coding sequence GTGAGCCCCAGCCGCACCCACATCACCGACGTCCTGGTTCTGGGAGCCGGGTTGGCGGGCGAACGCACGGCCATTGAAGCCGCCGCCCGGGGACTGGAAGTGGTCATCCTCAGCCTGGTGCCGCCCAGGCGCTCCCACAGCACGGTGGCGCAGGGGGGGCTGCAGGCCGCCCTGGGGAACTCTGTCATGAGCCATGGAGACAGCCCGGACATTCACTTTGCGGACACAGTGAGGGGGGCCGACTGGGGTTGCGATCAGCACGTGGTCCGCCTGTTCGTGAACACGGCGCCGGCAGCCGTGCGCCAAATGGCGCGTTGGGGTGTGCCGTGGAGCCGCATTACGGCCGGCGAACGCCGGTTGCCCGACCTCAGCGTGGTTGAAGAACCGGAAGCCGGTGCCGGGCTTATCAACGCCAGAAAGTTCGGCGGCACCACCAAGTGGCGAACCTGCTACGCCGCCGACGGCACCGGGCACGCCCTGCAGTACGCCCTCGACGGGATGGTGCTCAGCATGGGCATCACCGTTCACGACCGTACGGAAGCGATCGCGCTCATCCATGACGGCAAGAAGTGTCTCGGCGCCGTCGCCCGGTGTCTGCGCACCGGTGACTTCAGGGCCTACCTGGCCAAAGCCACCGTCATTGCCACCGGCGGCTGCGGGCGCCTTTACAGCTTGTCTACAAACTCCGTGATCAACGAAGGTACGGGCCTTTCCTTGGCGCTGGACACCGGCCTGACCTGTTTGGGTAACATGGAGGCTGTGCAGTTTCATCCCAAGACACTGCCGCCAACCTGGATCCCGGTCAGCGAGGGAGGCGGCGGCTACTTGCTGGACCGCAACCTGGATTACTTTATGCCCTACTATCAGCCGAAGAACAACGAACAGCCGTACCGGGACGTGACGGCCCGCCGCATGCAGGAGCGCATTCGCGCGGGCCTGGGAGTGGAAAGTCCCCACGGGCCGCACCTTTGGCTGGACGTTCGTCATCTGGGGGCAGACCACATCGAACGGCATCTCCGGAGTCTGGCGGCTTTCTGCCGGGACTTCGCGGGGATTGATCCCGCCAGGGAACTGATTCCGGTGCGTCCCGTCCAGCATTACATCATGGGTGGGGTGAGAACGAACATCGACGGGGCGGCTTACGGGCTGAAAGGACTGTTCGCCGTGGGGGAGGCGGCGTGCTGGGATCTGCACGGGTTCAACCGCCTGGGCGGCAATTCTCTGGCCGAGACCATTGTGGCCGGCACGGTCGTCGGAAAAAAGGTTGCCGAGTTTGCCCTAGGAGAGGCTCTTCACTACTCGTCCGCCTTGGTCGCGGAACACCTGGCGGCACAGGAAGACCGCGTCCGGCGCCTTATCGCGGGTAACAACGGCGGCGAAAATGTCTACGCACTCAAGAAACAAATGGGACGGATCTTGACGGAACACGTAGGTATTTTCCGGAACGGCTCCGGGCTGAAGACGGCGGTGGCTGCACTCGGGGAGTTGCACCAGCGCGCGCGGAGGGTGGGACTGGTTTCCAGCGGGCGCGGGGCCGTTCCCGAACTGGGTGCCGCCCTCCGGCTTCCCGGCATGGTCCGCCTGGCCCTGTGCATCGCCTGCGGCGCCCTTGCTCGGACTGAAAGCAGGGGCAGTCACTTCAGGGAAGACCACCCAAACCGCGACGATGTCAATTGGTTGTGCCGCACTCTGGCCTACTGGCCGCCCGGAGCCGAAATGCCTGAGCTTAAATACGAACCGGTGCAGATCACCGAACTGAACCCCGGAAAACGCGCCACCCCCGCGTAG